The following proteins are co-located in the Labrys monachus genome:
- a CDS encoding maleylacetate reductase, whose translation MMQSFIFPGLTTRVVFGSGTTARAGDEVRRLGHDKVLVLSTPHQQADAERLAATLGELSAGIFAGAVMHTPLDVTQKAVDAFRSSGATAVVSLGGGSTTGLGKAIAVRTGADQVVIPTTYAGSEMTDILGETAAGEKTTRRSPDIRPETVIYDVDLTLSLPVGLTVTSAMNAIAHAMEAFYAPDRNPVIVLMCKDALAAFHKGIPALIADPHDRTARAEALYAAWCCSAALGSVQMALHHKLAHVFGGSFDTPHAETHAILLPYTTAFNEQAVPDLLAPIADAFGGGTAGGGIWDFARSVGSPLSLRAIGIQEADLDRATAIAVKNAYANPRPIDPGSLRELLQAAWEGRRPGA comes from the coding sequence ATGATGCAGAGCTTCATCTTTCCGGGCCTGACGACACGGGTGGTGTTCGGCTCCGGTACGACGGCCCGGGCCGGGGACGAAGTCCGGCGGCTCGGCCATGACAAGGTGCTGGTGCTCTCGACGCCGCATCAGCAGGCCGATGCGGAAAGGCTGGCGGCAACGCTCGGCGAGCTCTCCGCCGGAATTTTTGCCGGCGCGGTGATGCACACGCCGCTCGACGTAACGCAGAAGGCGGTCGATGCCTTCCGAAGCAGCGGCGCGACCGCGGTCGTCAGCCTCGGCGGCGGCTCGACGACGGGGCTCGGCAAGGCCATTGCCGTCCGCACGGGCGCGGACCAGGTGGTGATCCCGACGACCTATGCCGGCTCGGAGATGACCGATATTCTCGGCGAGACGGCGGCGGGCGAGAAGACGACGCGTCGCTCGCCGGACATCCGCCCGGAGACGGTGATCTATGATGTCGACCTGACGCTCAGCCTGCCGGTCGGGCTCACGGTCACCTCGGCGATGAACGCGATCGCCCATGCGATGGAGGCGTTCTACGCGCCGGACCGCAACCCGGTGATCGTGCTGATGTGCAAGGACGCTCTTGCCGCCTTTCACAAGGGCATTCCGGCCTTGATCGCGGATCCGCATGACCGGACGGCGCGGGCCGAGGCGCTCTATGCGGCGTGGTGCTGCTCGGCGGCGCTCGGCAGCGTCCAGATGGCGCTGCATCACAAGCTCGCCCATGTCTTCGGCGGCTCGTTCGATACGCCGCATGCCGAGACGCACGCCATCCTGCTGCCCTACACCACCGCCTTCAACGAGCAGGCGGTGCCCGATCTGCTGGCGCCGATCGCCGACGCCTTCGGCGGCGGCACGGCCGGCGGCGGGATCTGGGATTTCGCCCGCAGCGTCGGCTCGCCGCTCAGCCTCCGGGCCATCGGCATCCAAGAGGCCGATCTCGATCGCGCAACGGCGATCGCCGTCAAGAATGCCTATGCGAATCCGAGGCCGATCGACCCGGGATCGCTACGGGAACTCCTCCAGGCGGCGTGGGAGGGACGTCGCCCGGGGGCCTGA
- a CDS encoding zinc-binding dehydrogenase, whose amino-acid sequence MMRAVIAVEQGTPDVLKLVERPIPEPAAGEIRVRIIASSLNPIDVKVRKAALPMTPGTFPAVLHSDFAGIVDALGPGVAKFAVGDEVFGFAGGFKGPAGDVPGALAEYAVYDAALVARKPANLDFRAASALPLTAATAWKALFDKASVTPASKVFISGGAGGVGYMAVQMAAAAGAYVVAGTRSEESAALALGAGACASVDLSVETAADVIGKHTGGRGFDVIFDTVGGAALDAAFQMVRPTGDVVTVVGAASHNLAPLYLRGGNLHMVLVLLPIMKGIGIERHGEILEIVAAMAEEGRLKPRLDPERFTLAQAADAHRKYEAGAAKGKLVIDVAQQA is encoded by the coding sequence ATGATGAGAGCCGTCATTGCCGTCGAACAGGGGACGCCCGACGTTCTCAAGCTGGTCGAACGCCCGATACCCGAGCCCGCGGCCGGCGAGATCAGGGTCAGGATCATCGCCTCCAGCCTCAATCCGATCGACGTCAAGGTGCGCAAGGCGGCCCTGCCGATGACGCCGGGGACGTTTCCGGCCGTGCTGCACAGCGATTTCGCCGGCATCGTCGATGCGCTCGGCCCGGGCGTCGCCAAATTCGCCGTCGGCGACGAGGTCTTCGGCTTTGCCGGCGGCTTCAAGGGGCCGGCCGGCGATGTGCCGGGCGCGCTTGCCGAATATGCCGTCTATGATGCCGCGCTGGTTGCCCGCAAACCCGCAAATCTCGATTTCCGCGCCGCGTCCGCCCTGCCGCTGACGGCAGCGACCGCCTGGAAGGCGCTGTTCGACAAGGCGAGCGTCACGCCCGCCAGCAAGGTCTTCATATCGGGCGGCGCCGGCGGCGTCGGCTATATGGCGGTGCAAATGGCGGCCGCGGCGGGCGCCTATGTCGTCGCCGGCACCCGGTCCGAGGAGAGCGCCGCGCTGGCGCTCGGCGCCGGGGCCTGCGCCAGCGTCGATCTTTCGGTCGAGACCGCGGCGGATGTGATCGGCAAGCATACAGGGGGCCGCGGCTTCGACGTCATTTTCGACACCGTCGGCGGCGCGGCGCTCGACGCGGCCTTCCAGATGGTCCGGCCGACCGGCGATGTGGTCACCGTCGTCGGCGCCGCATCCCACAACCTCGCCCCGCTCTATCTCAGGGGCGGCAATCTGCACATGGTCCTGGTCCTGCTGCCGATCATGAAGGGCATCGGCATCGAGCGGCATGGCGAGATCCTCGAGATCGTCGCGGCGATGGCCGAGGAGGGCCGATTGAAGCCGCGCCTCGACCCCGAGCGCTTCACCCTCGCACAGGCAGCCGACGCGCACCGCAAATACGAGGCGGGCGCGGCCAAGGGCAAGCTCGTGATCGACGTCGCGCAGCAGGCCTGA
- a CDS encoding dioxygenase family protein, translating to MHGQHDGARGDPIPEAISAQAEEFSRRLTAAGPSRLAAAARASVDGLHALVAQLRPSVEEFRLAIDFLTEVGHYADARRQEWVLFADVLGVSSLIEDLNSPRPAGATPNTLAGPFYRSDVPDTPLGADISRDHKGEPLDVEGRIVGLDGAGIGGATVEVWQANSEGLYENQEPDRQPEFNLRGRFRADPQGRFGFVTVKPKGYTLPSDGPVGRLMSALGLGLERPAHIHFRVSADGFETLTTHIFDRSDAAIGRDAIFGVKPELMAEFRALPPLGGKRKYALDLDLVLCPSPAERTGTSGRR from the coding sequence ATGCACGGCCAGCATGACGGTGCGCGGGGGGATCCGATCCCGGAGGCGATCTCGGCGCAGGCGGAGGAGTTTTCCCGGCGCCTGACGGCAGCAGGCCCGTCGCGCCTGGCAGCCGCCGCGCGGGCGAGCGTCGACGGGCTGCACGCGCTCGTCGCGCAATTGCGCCCCTCCGTCGAGGAGTTCCGGCTCGCGATCGATTTCCTGACCGAGGTCGGCCACTACGCCGATGCGCGGCGGCAGGAATGGGTGCTGTTCGCCGACGTGCTCGGCGTTTCCTCGCTGATCGAGGACCTGAACAGCCCGCGTCCCGCCGGCGCGACGCCGAACACGCTGGCGGGTCCGTTCTATCGGTCCGACGTGCCGGACACGCCGCTCGGCGCCGATATCTCGCGCGACCATAAGGGCGAGCCGCTGGACGTCGAAGGGCGGATCGTCGGCCTCGACGGGGCCGGGATCGGCGGCGCCACGGTCGAGGTGTGGCAGGCCAATTCCGAGGGGCTCTATGAGAACCAGGAGCCGGACCGACAGCCCGAATTCAATCTGCGCGGACGCTTCCGTGCCGATCCGCAGGGGCGGTTCGGCTTCGTGACGGTGAAGCCGAAGGGCTACACGCTGCCTTCCGACGGTCCGGTCGGCCGGTTGATGTCGGCACTGGGCCTTGGTCTTGAACGCCCCGCCCATATCCATTTCCGCGTTTCGGCGGACGGTTTCGAGACGCTGACCACCCACATCTTCGATCGCTCGGATGCGGCGATCGGCCGGGATGCGATTTTCGGGGTCAAACCCGAACTCATGGCCGAGTTTCGCGCGCTGCCGCCGCTGGGAGGAAAGCGGAAATATGCGCTCGATCTCGATCTCGTGCTCTGCCCCTCGCCGGCAGAGCGGACCGGAACGTCTGGGAGGAGATGA
- a CDS encoding LysR family transcriptional regulator — translation MKLNERHLMQLAAVLDSGGVSEGAAMLGLTQPAVSRSLAMLEARIGEPLFLKGRRPLQATPLGAQLAAEGRTIITASRKASDAVQGFMKGTKGIVRVGGVPFFMDAMISRMIGEFQNLEPEVTIQQSYLNLPEMVAALEGNQIDLGIVPIGVLGLGPGFEFTEILPGRNIVACRPDHPLLRNRRLVGRDLTRFPWVAPLPGSPLMSDLQMILMSIGMSDLNIRYSGSSLMGVINYLVETDALAVLPFSVVFAQRKENRVTVLPYEIPQPNRSLGILRRVGAPRSPAAERFAGHVTTAFENLKHIIKRHENAVVWGR, via the coding sequence ATGAAGCTGAACGAGCGCCACCTCATGCAGCTCGCCGCCGTGCTGGACTCCGGCGGCGTATCGGAGGGCGCCGCCATGCTGGGCCTGACCCAGCCGGCGGTCAGCCGATCGCTCGCCATGCTGGAGGCGCGCATCGGCGAGCCGCTTTTCCTGAAGGGCCGCCGGCCGCTGCAGGCAACCCCGCTCGGCGCCCAGCTGGCGGCGGAGGGCCGCACGATCATCACCGCCTCCCGCAAGGCGTCCGACGCCGTGCAGGGCTTCATGAAGGGCACCAAGGGCATCGTGCGCGTCGGAGGCGTGCCGTTCTTCATGGATGCGATGATCAGCCGGATGATCGGCGAGTTCCAGAACCTGGAGCCCGAAGTGACCATCCAGCAGAGCTATCTGAACCTGCCTGAAATGGTCGCGGCGCTCGAAGGCAACCAGATCGACCTCGGCATCGTGCCGATCGGCGTGCTCGGCCTCGGGCCCGGCTTCGAATTCACCGAGATCCTGCCCGGCCGCAACATCGTGGCGTGCCGGCCCGACCATCCCCTGCTGCGGAACCGCCGTCTGGTCGGGCGCGACCTGACCCGCTTTCCCTGGGTGGCGCCGCTCCCCGGCTCGCCGCTGATGTCGGATCTCCAGATGATCCTGATGAGCATCGGCATGTCGGACCTGAACATCCGCTATTCGGGCAGCTCGCTGATGGGCGTCATCAACTATCTGGTCGAAACCGACGCGCTGGCCGTGCTCCCCTTCTCCGTCGTCTTCGCGCAGCGCAAGGAGAACCGCGTCACCGTGCTCCCCTATGAGATCCCGCAGCCGAACCGATCCCTGGGCATCCTACGCCGCGTCGGCGCCCCGCGCTCCCCGGCCGCGGAACGCTTCGCCGGCCACGTCACCACCGCCTTCGAGAACCTGAAACACATCATCAAGCGCCACGAGAACGCCGTCGTCTGGGGACGATAG
- a CDS encoding ABC transporter ATP-binding protein → MMLLETRNLTASYGQFRALFGVDVGIAAGECIAIIGANGAGKSTLMRSITGVLRNEPGMVLHRGEAIGARSSAEVMKRGIAMVPEGRRLFASLTVEENLLIGGQMRKVPGPWDLGAVYDLFPILRERRKNPGTALSGGQQQMVAIGRALMSNPELLLCDEISLGLAPVVIRDIYAALPKVRAAGAAIVVVEQDIGKALAVADRVYCMMEGRVTLVAGAAEVTREQIHAAYFGEAA, encoded by the coding sequence CTGATGCTGCTCGAAACCCGCAATCTCACCGCCAGTTACGGCCAGTTCCGCGCTTTGTTCGGCGTCGATGTCGGCATCGCCGCAGGCGAATGCATTGCAATCATCGGTGCCAACGGTGCCGGAAAATCCACCCTGATGCGCTCGATCACCGGCGTTCTGCGCAACGAGCCCGGCATGGTGCTGCACCGGGGCGAGGCGATCGGCGCGCGCTCCTCGGCCGAGGTGATGAAGCGCGGCATCGCCATGGTACCCGAGGGCCGCAGGCTGTTTGCCTCGCTCACCGTGGAGGAAAACCTTCTGATCGGCGGCCAGATGCGCAAGGTCCCGGGTCCGTGGGATCTCGGCGCCGTCTACGACCTGTTTCCGATCCTGCGCGAGCGGCGCAAGAACCCGGGCACGGCGCTTTCCGGCGGCCAGCAGCAGATGGTGGCGATCGGCCGGGCGCTGATGTCGAATCCCGAACTGCTGCTCTGCGACGAGATCAGCCTCGGCCTGGCGCCGGTGGTGATCCGCGACATCTATGCGGCCTTGCCGAAGGTCCGCGCCGCCGGAGCCGCGATCGTCGTGGTCGAACAGGATATCGGCAAGGCGCTCGCCGTCGCCGACCGCGTCTACTGCATGATGGAGGGCCGCGTCACGCTGGTCGCCGGTGCGGCCGAGGTCACACGCGAGCAGATCCATGCCGCCTATTTCGGGGAGGCGGCATGA
- a CDS encoding branched-chain amino acid ABC transporter permease, whose product MIWIDTLVQGILLGGLYALFAAGLSLVFGIMRLVNLAHGDLIVFAAYLVLMGVTLLGLSPWIAVLIAMPVMFCLGWLLQTIVLNRVLGKDILPPLLVTFGLSVALQNGLLEAFSADSRRIPAGALEGASLDFGLVTVGVMPLLTFASAVAAILALNGLFYHTALGRALRATSDDPVTAGLMGIEPKRIFAIATGIAMVVVTIAALYLGMRANFDPSIGPARLIYAFEAVIIGGLGSLWGTLAGGIIIGVAQTFGAAVNPEWQILAGHVAFLVVMLLKPRGLFPRAVD is encoded by the coding sequence ATGATCTGGATCGATACCCTGGTACAGGGCATTCTGCTCGGCGGTCTCTATGCGCTGTTCGCGGCGGGTCTCAGCCTCGTCTTCGGCATCATGCGGCTGGTCAACCTCGCCCATGGCGACCTGATCGTGTTCGCCGCCTATCTGGTGCTGATGGGCGTCACGCTGCTCGGCCTGTCGCCCTGGATCGCGGTGCTGATCGCCATGCCGGTGATGTTTTGCCTCGGCTGGCTTTTGCAGACGATCGTGCTGAACCGGGTGCTCGGCAAGGATATCCTGCCGCCGCTCCTCGTCACCTTCGGCCTGTCGGTCGCCCTGCAGAACGGACTGCTGGAGGCGTTCTCCGCCGATAGCCGCCGCATCCCGGCCGGCGCGCTGGAAGGGGCTTCGCTCGATTTCGGCCTCGTCACGGTGGGCGTCATGCCGCTCCTGACCTTCGCTTCGGCGGTTGCCGCGATCCTCGCGCTGAACGGGCTCTTCTATCACACCGCACTCGGCCGGGCGCTCCGCGCCACCTCCGACGACCCCGTGACGGCAGGCTTGATGGGGATCGAGCCGAAGCGGATCTTCGCCATCGCCACGGGGATCGCGATGGTCGTGGTGACGATCGCGGCGCTCTATCTCGGCATGCGCGCGAATTTCGATCCGTCGATCGGGCCGGCGCGGCTGATCTATGCCTTCGAGGCGGTGATCATCGGCGGCCTCGGCAGCCTGTGGGGGACGCTCGCCGGCGGGATCATCATCGGCGTGGCGCAGACCTTCGGCGCCGCGGTGAATCCCGAATGGCAGATCCTCGCCGGCCACGTCGCCTTCCTGGTGGTGATGCTTCTGAAACCGCGGGGCCTGTTCCCGCGCGCGGTGGATTGA
- a CDS encoding ABC transporter substrate-binding protein — MITRRTLLKASAATGFTIAASGLAAPAIARGARIKLGYVSPQTGPLAGFAESDAYNIKAFLASEAGKNFDVIVKDSQSNPNRAAEVAKSLIVDDEIHLMLVGSTPENTNPVATTCEAEGVPVISTTAPWQPWFIGQQGNPGDPASWKPFNFAFHYFWGLEDIIAVYTGMWKQLDTNGKVGGLFPNDADGNAWGDPKNGLRPGFDKAGFSLTDPGRYQNLSDDFTAQVNAFKAANAEIVTGVVIPPDFTTFWNQARQQGFKPKAVTVAKAILFPQSVETLGEAGHNLSSEVWWSSSHPFKSSLTGQSSAELAADFEAKTKRPWTQPIGFSHSLFEVAANVMARVSDPSSADAIAAAIAATDMATVVGKVAWNGAGVPPFAAKNVCKTPLVGGQWRKKTGGGFDLVIVENAAASQIPTAGKMEALV; from the coding sequence ATGATTACCAGACGGACTCTGCTGAAAGCCTCGGCGGCGACCGGCTTCACGATCGCCGCTTCGGGGCTTGCCGCTCCGGCCATCGCGCGGGGCGCCAGGATCAAGCTCGGCTATGTCTCGCCGCAGACCGGCCCGCTCGCGGGCTTCGCCGAGAGCGACGCCTATAACATCAAGGCGTTCCTGGCCTCCGAGGCCGGCAAGAATTTCGATGTCATCGTCAAGGACAGCCAGTCCAACCCGAACCGGGCGGCCGAAGTGGCGAAGAGCCTGATCGTCGACGACGAGATCCATCTGATGCTCGTCGGCTCGACGCCGGAAAACACCAATCCGGTCGCCACCACCTGCGAGGCGGAAGGCGTTCCGGTCATCTCGACCACGGCGCCCTGGCAGCCCTGGTTCATCGGCCAGCAGGGCAATCCGGGCGATCCGGCCAGCTGGAAGCCGTTCAACTTCGCCTTCCACTATTTCTGGGGCCTCGAGGACATCATCGCCGTCTATACCGGCATGTGGAAGCAGCTCGACACCAACGGCAAGGTGGGCGGGCTCTTCCCCAACGATGCCGACGGCAATGCCTGGGGCGATCCGAAGAACGGCCTCAGGCCCGGCTTCGACAAGGCCGGCTTCAGCCTCACCGATCCCGGTCGCTACCAGAACCTCTCGGACGATTTCACCGCGCAGGTGAACGCGTTCAAGGCGGCGAATGCCGAGATCGTCACCGGCGTGGTGATCCCGCCCGACTTCACCACCTTCTGGAACCAGGCCCGCCAGCAGGGCTTCAAGCCGAAGGCCGTGACGGTCGCAAAAGCCATCCTGTTCCCGCAATCGGTCGAGACGCTGGGCGAGGCGGGCCACAACCTCTCGTCCGAGGTCTGGTGGTCTTCCTCGCATCCGTTCAAGTCGTCGCTGACCGGCCAGAGCTCCGCCGAGCTCGCAGCCGATTTCGAGGCGAAGACCAAGCGTCCCTGGACGCAGCCGATCGGGTTCTCCCATTCGCTGTTCGAAGTGGCGGCGAATGTCATGGCGCGCGTTTCCGACCCGAGCAGCGCGGACGCGATCGCCGCGGCCATTGCCGCCACCGACATGGCGACGGTCGTCGGCAAGGTGGCGTGGAACGGGGCGGGCGTGCCGCCCTTCGCGGCGAAGAACGTCTGCAAGACGCCGCTGGTCGGCGGCCAGTGGCGGAAGAAGACGGGCGGCGGCTTCGATCTGGTGATCGTCGAAAACGCCGCCGCGTCGCAAATCCCGACCGCCGGCAAGATGGAAGCCCTGGTCTGA
- a CDS encoding ABC transporter ATP-binding protein has protein sequence MILKLENVSKSFGALKVADGVTFAVPRGEALGIIGPNGAGKSTLFNLITGNVLANAGRIEFLDRDVTRAPAMERVRMGVGRSFQIPQPFEGLTVFENLLTAAAFGRGGREAAMVDDCARILEETELLKKANLVAGSLSLLDRKRLELARAMATGPELLLLDEIAGGLTEGECKALVATIRAIHARGTTIIWIEHVLHALNSVVERLLVLNFGRVIGIGAPAAIMASKDVREIYLGLEV, from the coding sequence ATGATCCTGAAGCTCGAAAACGTCTCGAAATCCTTCGGCGCCTTGAAGGTCGCCGATGGCGTGACCTTCGCGGTCCCGCGCGGCGAGGCGCTCGGCATCATCGGGCCGAACGGGGCCGGCAAGTCGACGCTGTTCAACCTGATCACCGGCAATGTGCTGGCCAATGCGGGGCGCATCGAATTCCTCGATCGCGACGTGACGCGCGCCCCCGCGATGGAACGGGTGCGCATGGGCGTCGGACGCTCGTTCCAGATCCCGCAGCCCTTCGAGGGGCTGACCGTGTTCGAGAACCTGCTCACCGCCGCCGCGTTCGGCCGCGGGGGGCGCGAGGCCGCCATGGTCGACGACTGCGCGCGCATCCTCGAGGAAACCGAATTGTTGAAGAAAGCCAATCTCGTGGCCGGATCGCTCAGCCTGCTCGACCGCAAACGGCTGGAACTCGCCCGCGCGATGGCGACCGGGCCGGAGCTTCTGCTGCTCGATGAAATCGCCGGCGGGCTGACCGAGGGCGAATGCAAGGCGCTGGTCGCGACGATCCGGGCGATCCATGCGCGGGGCACGACGATCATCTGGATCGAGCATGTGCTGCACGCGCTGAATTCCGTGGTCGAGCGGCTGCTGGTGCTGAACTTCGGGCGCGTGATCGGCATCGGCGCGCCGGCCGCGATCATGGCCTCGAAGGATGTCCGCGAAATCTATCTGGGGCTCGAGGTCTGA
- a CDS encoding VOC family protein, producing MARISGYHHLTMSTDSAQEDFDFYTKALGLHSVKRTVLFDGVIPVYHLYYGSPGGDASTIITTFPFRKPAVYGRRGTNQSRTIMQSIPKGAAEFWVDRLNARGIEAARITRFGADRAAFLHPCGIAHELVESDSDSREPITNAAQGIGREHGIKGIYGAVVAVMDRTAMDDFLTVALPLTKEADNHEGLVFRVPDAGGVDQRVEVIVDRDSAQGTWTLAGGTIHHLALNTGDEENQLKLRAHIEGLGFTDISEQKDRNYFKSCYVRSPGGALFELAWTTPEGWAKDEPPGAIGKTLVFPPWFKDREDELRAGLEEAEFA from the coding sequence ATGGCCCGAATCAGCGGCTACCACCATCTGACGATGTCGACCGACAGCGCTCAGGAGGACTTCGATTTCTACACCAAGGCGCTCGGCCTGCATTCGGTCAAGCGCACCGTCCTGTTCGACGGCGTGATCCCCGTCTACCACCTCTATTATGGCTCGCCCGGCGGCGACGCCTCGACGATCATCACGACGTTTCCGTTCCGCAAACCGGCCGTCTATGGCCGCCGGGGCACGAACCAGTCGCGCACCATCATGCAGTCGATTCCCAAGGGCGCGGCCGAGTTCTGGGTCGACCGGCTGAATGCGCGCGGCATCGAAGCCGCCCGGATCACCCGTTTTGGCGCCGACCGCGCGGCGTTCCTGCATCCATGCGGCATTGCGCATGAGCTGGTCGAAAGCGACAGCGATTCGCGCGAGCCGATCACCAATGCGGCGCAGGGTATCGGCAGGGAGCACGGCATCAAGGGGATCTACGGCGCCGTCGTCGCGGTGATGGACCGCACCGCCATGGACGACTTCCTGACCGTCGCGCTGCCGCTCACGAAGGAGGCCGACAACCATGAGGGCCTGGTGTTCCGCGTTCCCGATGCGGGCGGCGTCGACCAGCGCGTCGAGGTGATCGTCGACCGCGACAGCGCGCAAGGCACCTGGACGCTGGCCGGCGGCACGATCCACCATCTCGCCCTCAACACCGGCGACGAAGAGAACCAGCTCAAGCTGCGCGCCCATATCGAGGGTCTGGGCTTCACGGACATTTCCGAGCAGAAGGACCGCAACTACTTCAAGTCCTGCTATGTCCGCTCGCCGGGCGGCGCGCTGTTCGAGCTTGCCTGGACCACGCCGGAAGGCTGGGCCAAGGACGAGCCGCCCGGCGCGATCGGCAAGACGCTGGTGTTCCCACCCTGGTTCAAGGATCGCGAGGACGAACTGCGCGCCGGCCTCGAGGAGGCGGAATTCGCATGA
- a CDS encoding SMP-30/gluconolactonase/LRE family protein: MKSVILAYALAAVLTAPAFAADVKVVNPDAYFPEGPIWHDGKLFYVEYGRNTVMTWDGNKNEVFWRQDGCGPSAVVPTASGEFLVTCYDSNMIGHISADGKTLPPYDKDSDGNPFIGPNDFAPDRKGGIYFTGSGHEGPAIDASAYYLTGDGKVTKVADNLHNANGLAVSNDGKLLYLIETEDNRLIEFDIKPDGTLSNRRVFLRLDDLFPNAPHIWPDGVKIDAKGELYIGQSPRSLDAPGKIIVVDGDAKLLRTIAVPSVSMPNLAFGPEEKVIYVMALDQIDKAPWHGKVYEVPNP, encoded by the coding sequence ATGAAATCAGTCATTCTTGCGTATGCCCTGGCGGCGGTATTGACCGCACCGGCTTTCGCCGCCGACGTCAAGGTGGTCAATCCCGACGCCTACTTTCCCGAAGGACCGATCTGGCACGACGGCAAGCTCTTCTATGTCGAGTATGGCCGAAATACCGTCATGACCTGGGACGGCAACAAAAACGAGGTGTTCTGGCGCCAGGATGGCTGTGGCCCTTCGGCGGTGGTGCCGACCGCGTCTGGCGAGTTCCTGGTGACATGCTATGATTCCAACATGATCGGCCACATCTCGGCCGACGGCAAGACGCTGCCGCCCTACGACAAGGACAGCGACGGCAACCCCTTCATCGGGCCGAATGATTTCGCGCCGGACAGGAAAGGCGGCATCTATTTCACCGGTTCCGGCCATGAAGGACCGGCGATCGATGCTTCGGCGTATTATCTCACTGGGGATGGCAAGGTAACCAAGGTCGCGGACAATTTGCACAACGCCAACGGACTTGCAGTGTCCAACGACGGCAAGCTGCTCTACCTGATCGAGACGGAGGACAACCGCCTGATCGAGTTCGATATCAAGCCGGACGGGACCCTGTCGAACCGCCGCGTTTTCCTGCGCCTCGACGACCTCTTCCCGAATGCGCCGCATATCTGGCCCGACGGCGTGAAGATCGATGCGAAGGGTGAACTCTATATCGGCCAAAGCCCGCGCTCGCTCGACGCGCCCGGAAAGATCATCGTGGTGGACGGGGACGCCAAGCTGCTGCGCACGATAGCAGTCCCCTCGGTCTCGATGCCAAATCTCGCCTTCGGGCCGGAGGAGAAGGTGATTTACGTCATGGCGCTCGACCAAATCGACAAAGCGCCATGGCACGGGAAAGTCTACGAGGTCCCCAACCCGTAG
- a CDS encoding alpha/beta hydrolase, producing the protein MNSGSGPLRLGSRGSEAKAICVFVHGRGQSPEEMQSHVLVRVRAPAVAFVLPRAPLGAWWAARAIDPLTAVARAQLSDALDHLSAALAAVRSELPGLPLVLAGFSQGACLSIEYLCAGLPRPEALVAFTGSRVGVAADGRPEAAPAGVPVYLTGGDADPWIPVSAFADAAQSLGRNGARLRADLFPGRGHEVSDAEIAMLDSILADLAAGRPARMEAAR; encoded by the coding sequence ATGAATTCGGGCAGCGGTCCGCTCCGGCTGGGGTCGAGGGGTTCGGAGGCGAAGGCGATCTGCGTCTTCGTCCACGGCCGCGGCCAATCGCCGGAAGAGATGCAGTCCCATGTGCTGGTGCGGGTCCGCGCGCCGGCGGTGGCCTTCGTCCTGCCGCGCGCCCCGCTCGGTGCGTGGTGGGCGGCGCGCGCCATCGACCCGCTGACCGCGGTCGCCCGCGCGCAGCTCTCCGATGCGCTCGATCATCTGTCCGCCGCGCTCGCCGCAGTCCGGTCCGAACTGCCGGGCCTGCCGCTGGTGCTGGCCGGCTTCTCGCAAGGGGCCTGCCTGTCGATCGAATATCTCTGCGCCGGTCTGCCGCGGCCCGAGGCGCTGGTGGCCTTTACCGGCAGCCGGGTCGGCGTTGCCGCGGATGGCCGGCCGGAAGCCGCGCCCGCCGGCGTGCCGGTCTATCTGACCGGCGGCGACGCCGATCCGTGGATCCCGGTTTCGGCCTTCGCCGATGCGGCGCAGTCGCTCGGCAGGAACGGCGCGCGGCTCCGGGCCGATCTGTTCCCCGGCCGGGGCCACGAGGTCTCGGACGCCGAGATCGCCATGCTGGATTCGATCCTGGCCGACCTGGCGGCGGGCCGCCCTGCGCGCATGGAGGCAGCACGATGA